A genomic stretch from Caulobacter sp. FWC2 includes:
- a CDS encoding exopolysaccharide biosynthesis protein, whose protein sequence is MHEKSLADVIEGFGEDVRPVLTVGEMLEAFDSRAFGAMLLVFGLLNTLPLPPGSSTLLSLPILFLAPQIAMGADTPWLPRGLMEKPLKRDDLRGLFRRLAPIVRSMELITRPRLRPMFAPLGERAIGVVCTLLALVLVLPIPLGNLAPGATVAVLALALLQRDGFLALLGYAMALGSGALLFVSAHVVVMAVRKLLSVFSGLV, encoded by the coding sequence ATGCACGAGAAGTCGCTTGCGGACGTGATCGAAGGGTTTGGCGAGGACGTCAGGCCCGTCCTGACCGTGGGCGAGATGCTGGAGGCGTTCGACAGCCGCGCCTTCGGGGCGATGCTGCTGGTCTTTGGCCTGCTGAACACCTTGCCGCTGCCGCCGGGATCCTCGACCCTGCTGTCCCTGCCAATCCTGTTCCTGGCCCCGCAGATCGCCATGGGCGCCGACACGCCATGGCTACCCCGGGGGCTGATGGAGAAGCCGCTGAAGCGCGACGACCTGCGCGGGCTCTTCCGTCGCCTGGCGCCGATCGTGCGCAGCATGGAGCTGATCACCCGTCCGCGCCTGCGACCGATGTTCGCACCTTTAGGCGAGCGGGCGATCGGCGTGGTCTGCACCTTGCTGGCCCTGGTGCTGGTTTTGCCCATCCCGCTAGGCAACCTGGCGCCGGGCGCGACCGTCGCCGTCCTGGCGCTGGCGCTGCTGCAGCGCGACGGATTTCTAGCCCTGCTGGGCTATGCGATGGCCCTCGGTAGCGGGGCGCTTCTGTTCGTCAGCGCGCACGTTGTCGTGATGGCCGTGCGCAAGCTCCTGAGCGTCTTTTCAGGGCTCGTCTGA
- a CDS encoding TIGR02300 family protein, which produces MANPELGAKQICPNCQSKFYDLGRRPAVCPKCGESFDPEEALKSRRVRARSITPDYDAEDEKPAPAPKDEDGFEDEVDETPEIDKVEPDVIETDDEDVEPGATPAGGDDLGVDFAEDEDLAEDEADDVPFLEDEDDDDNLDDEIEGLPGEGADD; this is translated from the coding sequence TTGGCCAATCCCGAATTGGGCGCAAAACAAATTTGCCCCAACTGCCAATCCAAATTCTACGATCTCGGCCGTCGTCCGGCCGTGTGTCCCAAGTGCGGCGAGTCGTTCGACCCGGAAGAGGCGCTGAAGTCGCGCCGCGTCCGTGCTCGCTCGATCACCCCGGACTATGACGCCGAGGACGAGAAGCCCGCCCCCGCTCCCAAGGACGAGGACGGCTTCGAGGACGAGGTCGATGAAACGCCCGAAATCGACAAGGTCGAGCCGGACGTCATCGAGACCGACGACGAAGACGTCGAGCCCGGCGCCACCCCCGCGGGCGGTGACGACCTGGGCGTCGACTTCGCCGAGGACGAGGATCTCGCCGAAGACGAGGCCGACGACGTTCCGTTCCTGGAGGACGAGGACGACGACGACAATCTCGACGACGAGATCGAAGGCCTTCCCGGCGAAGGCGCCGACGACTAA
- a CDS encoding Hsp20 family protein, whose amino-acid sequence MNRMIMFDSPFLLGFEHTRDLIERAAKAASESYPPYNVEQADNGGVRITLAVAGFSPDQLQVTVEGGQLVVAGKRDSADSRGEAERAFLHRGIAARGFVRTFVLAEGMEVTAATLEHGLLHIDLARPEPERLVKKIPIRSAG is encoded by the coding sequence ATGAACCGAATGATCATGTTCGACAGCCCCTTCCTGCTGGGCTTCGAGCACACCCGGGACCTGATCGAGCGCGCCGCCAAGGCCGCCTCGGAAAGCTATCCGCCCTACAATGTCGAGCAGGCCGATAATGGCGGCGTGCGCATTACCCTGGCCGTGGCGGGCTTCTCGCCCGACCAGCTGCAGGTGACCGTCGAGGGCGGCCAGCTGGTCGTCGCCGGCAAGCGCGACAGCGCCGACAGCCGTGGCGAGGCCGAGCGCGCCTTCCTGCACCGCGGGATCGCCGCACGGGGCTTCGTACGCACCTTCGTCCTCGCCGAGGGCATGGAGGTGACCGCCGCGACCCTGGAGCACGGCCTGCTGCACATCGATCTGGCGCGCCCCGAGCCCGAGCGCCTGGTCAAGAAAATTCCTATTCGCAGCGCGGGCTGA
- a CDS encoding LptA/OstA family protein, giving the protein MKRRTAAAVTTALILGGLGAGGGAYAQDSSAPVDVSADNQETINSKCITIFTGNVEILQNRSRLRAQKVTIYSARKAGTTADGANACGAAQRMEAEGSVYMVSDTQTARGDRAVYTFDNNIAIVTGDVVLVKGKDVARGDKLTVNTKTNDAKLESTPSNKASQRRVRAVFYQDDKKNDAPAAPAQPAAQR; this is encoded by the coding sequence GCTTGGGGCCGGCGGTGGCGCCTACGCCCAGGATTCGAGCGCGCCGGTCGATGTTTCCGCCGACAATCAGGAAACGATCAACAGCAAGTGCATCACGATCTTCACGGGAAACGTGGAGATCCTGCAGAACCGCTCGCGGCTGCGCGCCCAGAAGGTGACCATCTACAGCGCCCGCAAGGCCGGGACGACCGCTGATGGGGCCAATGCCTGCGGCGCGGCCCAGCGCATGGAAGCCGAGGGCAGCGTCTACATGGTCAGCGACACGCAGACCGCCCGCGGCGACCGCGCCGTCTATACCTTCGACAACAACATCGCGATCGTCACCGGCGACGTGGTGCTGGTGAAGGGCAAGGATGTGGCGCGCGGCGACAAGCTGACGGTCAACACCAAGACCAACGACGCCAAGCTGGAATCGACCCCCTCGAACAAGGCCTCGCAGCGCCGCGTCCGTGCGGTGTTCTACCAGGACGACAAGAAGAACGACGCGCCGGCCGCGCCCGCCCAGCCCGCCGCGCAGCGCTAG
- the hpf gene encoding ribosome hibernation-promoting factor, HPF/YfiA family, translating to MQVQVSGKHVDVGEALRVRVSDEIALSIGKYFDRGGNAEVVVSKEGYAFRVDCSVKLASGQQLISHGSGGDAHAAFDAALSKIDTRIRRYKRRLKSHSPAATAKQVENASMYVLRAPEVDEGEEHDWDVEADHPTGAPAAMVIAETQAAVKTMTVSMAVMELDLTAYPAIVFRNAAHGGLSVVYRRPDGNIGWIDPERTKSPNGHGSTAS from the coding sequence ATGCAAGTCCAAGTCTCCGGCAAGCATGTCGACGTTGGTGAGGCTCTGCGAGTGCGAGTCTCCGACGAAATCGCTCTGAGCATTGGTAAATACTTCGACCGAGGCGGTAACGCCGAAGTTGTGGTCAGCAAGGAAGGCTATGCTTTCCGTGTCGATTGCTCGGTAAAACTGGCGTCTGGCCAGCAGCTCATCAGTCATGGATCGGGGGGCGACGCGCACGCCGCGTTCGACGCCGCGCTATCCAAGATCGACACCCGCATCAGGCGGTACAAGCGGCGGCTGAAGAGCCACTCGCCGGCGGCGACGGCCAAGCAGGTCGAGAACGCCTCCATGTACGTCCTTCGGGCCCCTGAGGTCGACGAGGGCGAAGAGCACGACTGGGATGTGGAGGCTGACCACCCGACGGGCGCGCCCGCGGCGATGGTCATCGCGGAAACCCAGGCCGCGGTGAAGACAATGACCGTTTCCATGGCTGTCATGGAACTGGACTTGACCGCATACCCGGCAATCGTGTTTAGGAACGCCGCCCACGGCGGGTTGTCCGTGGTCTATCGGCGTCCAGACGGGAATATCGGCTGGATCGACCCCGAACGCACGAAGTCGCCGAACGGGCACGGGTCAACCGCGAGCTAA
- the ptsN gene encoding PTS IIA-like nitrogen regulatory protein PtsN — MTIGDLLDPGAVALRAGAPGKRQALSLVADVAARVLGVDAHKTLEGLMDREAAGSTGVGEGVAIPHARVDGLDRVRAVVVRLDTPVAFDALDDKPVDLLVALFAPRDANAQHLRALARVARMMRQPETRAALRQARSADAIHVLLTHEATSTAA; from the coding sequence ATGACCATTGGCGATCTTCTCGACCCTGGGGCGGTGGCGTTGCGCGCCGGCGCGCCCGGCAAGCGCCAGGCGCTTTCCCTGGTCGCCGATGTCGCCGCTCGCGTGCTGGGTGTCGACGCTCACAAAACACTTGAAGGCTTGATGGACCGCGAAGCCGCTGGCTCGACCGGCGTCGGCGAAGGTGTGGCCATTCCGCATGCGCGCGTGGATGGCCTGGACCGCGTTCGCGCAGTCGTGGTGCGCCTGGACACTCCCGTGGCCTTCGACGCCCTGGACGACAAGCCTGTCGATCTCCTGGTGGCCCTGTTCGCCCCCCGCGACGCCAACGCCCAGCATCTGCGGGCCCTGGCCCGGGTGGCGCGGATGATGCGTCAGCCCGAAACCCGGGCGGCGTTGCGCCAAGCGCGCTCGGCCGACGCCATCCACGTGCTGCTGACACACGAAGCGACCAGCACGGCGGCGTGA
- the lptB gene encoding LPS export ABC transporter ATP-binding protein: MTLTANDMDGLFVDSVGKSFGDRPVVKNVSLRLKRGEVAGLLGPNGAGKTTCFYMVTGLIAADYGAIYLDGENITAQPMFQRARLGVGYLPQEASIFRGMTVEQNVMAVVEMRQKDPRKAREQVTNILEELRITHIRKSPAVALSGGERRRVEIARALASEPSFMLLDEPFAGIDPLAIADIREVIGYLKGRGIGILITDHNVRETLDIIDRASIIHAGEVLFEGSPREIVENPEVKRVYLGDSFSEPRLGD, encoded by the coding sequence ATGACCCTGACCGCCAACGACATGGATGGCCTGTTCGTCGACTCCGTAGGCAAGTCGTTCGGTGACCGTCCGGTCGTCAAGAACGTCTCCCTGCGCCTCAAGCGCGGCGAAGTCGCCGGCCTGCTGGGTCCGAACGGCGCCGGCAAGACGACCTGCTTCTACATGGTCACGGGTCTGATCGCCGCCGACTACGGCGCGATCTATCTGGACGGTGAGAACATCACCGCCCAGCCGATGTTCCAGCGCGCCCGCCTTGGCGTCGGCTACCTGCCGCAGGAAGCCTCGATCTTCCGGGGCATGACGGTCGAGCAGAACGTCATGGCCGTGGTCGAGATGCGCCAGAAGGACCCGCGCAAGGCGCGCGAGCAGGTCACCAACATCCTGGAAGAGCTGCGCATCACCCATATCCGCAAGTCGCCGGCCGTCGCCCTGTCGGGCGGTGAGCGCCGCCGTGTGGAAATCGCCCGTGCGCTGGCCTCCGAACCGTCTTTCATGCTGCTGGACGAGCCGTTCGCTGGCATCGACCCGCTGGCCATCGCCGACATCCGCGAGGTGATCGGCTACCTCAAGGGTCGCGGCATCGGCATCCTGATCACCGACCACAATGTGCGCGAGACGCTGGACATCATCGACCGCGCCTCGATCATCCACGCCGGTGAGGTTCTGTTCGAAGGCTCGCCGCGCGAGATCGTCGAGAACCCGGAAGTCAAGCGCGTCTATCTGGGCGACAGCTTCAGCGAGCCGCGCCTCGGAGATTAA
- the rpoN gene encoding RNA polymerase factor sigma-54 → MALSHRLEIRQGQGLVITPQLQQAIKLLQLSNIELDAFVEAELERNPLLQRDEGDHEPAGEVEAVRDASLTHVDAVADTTAGREMDTPNEDVSPGERATGDGAEAGAEHAGGQIDWSRAGGGGSFEGDDNYERALTDIPTLAAHLRGQLVQAALSPSRNAIAEILIDAVDEGGYLRLDVSELAERLGCALEMVEATLTTLQGFEPVGVFARDVRECLALQLKDQNRYDPAMAALLDNLELLAKRDLAALRRLCGVDEEDLREMVAEIRSLNPRPGAAFHSEPAETLVPDVMVREGLGGMWHVELNTDTLPRVLVDQRYHARVAKGARTDQEKTFVSDCMATANWLVKSLDQRAKTILKVSSEIVRQQDGFLAFGVEHLRPLNLKTVADAIGMHESTVSRVTSNKYIATPRGVFELKFFFTSAIQSSEGGEAHSAASVRHKIKGLVDAEKTEADVHSDDAIVEILKAAGVDIARRTVAKYREAMRIPSSVERRRQMKEAV, encoded by the coding sequence TTGGCGCTCAGCCACCGCCTCGAGATCCGCCAGGGTCAGGGCCTTGTCATCACCCCGCAACTGCAGCAGGCCATCAAGCTGCTGCAGCTGTCGAACATCGAGCTCGACGCCTTCGTCGAGGCGGAGCTGGAGCGTAACCCGCTCCTGCAACGCGATGAGGGCGATCACGAGCCGGCGGGCGAGGTCGAGGCCGTCCGCGACGCCAGCCTGACCCATGTCGACGCCGTGGCCGACACGACGGCCGGCCGCGAGATGGACACCCCTAACGAGGATGTCTCGCCCGGCGAACGCGCCACGGGCGATGGCGCCGAAGCCGGCGCCGAACATGCCGGCGGCCAGATCGACTGGTCGCGCGCCGGCGGCGGCGGCTCCTTCGAGGGCGACGACAACTACGAACGGGCCCTGACCGACATCCCGACCCTGGCCGCCCATCTGCGCGGGCAGCTGGTCCAGGCCGCGCTGTCGCCGTCCCGCAACGCCATCGCCGAGATCCTGATCGACGCCGTGGACGAGGGCGGCTACCTGCGCCTCGACGTCAGCGAGCTGGCCGAGCGCCTGGGCTGCGCGCTGGAGATGGTCGAGGCGACCCTGACGACCCTGCAGGGCTTCGAGCCCGTCGGCGTCTTCGCCCGCGACGTCCGCGAATGCCTGGCGCTGCAGCTGAAAGACCAGAACCGCTACGACCCCGCCATGGCCGCCCTGCTCGACAATCTTGAGCTGCTGGCCAAGCGCGACCTTGCCGCGCTGCGCCGTCTCTGCGGCGTGGACGAGGAAGACCTGCGCGAGATGGTCGCCGAGATCCGTTCGCTGAACCCGCGTCCCGGCGCGGCCTTCCACAGCGAGCCGGCCGAGACCCTGGTGCCCGACGTCATGGTCCGCGAGGGCCTGGGCGGCATGTGGCACGTCGAACTGAACACCGACACCCTGCCGCGCGTGCTGGTTGACCAGCGCTACCACGCCCGCGTGGCCAAGGGCGCGCGCACGGATCAGGAGAAGACCTTCGTCTCGGACTGCATGGCGACGGCCAACTGGCTGGTGAAGAGCCTGGACCAGCGCGCCAAGACCATCCTGAAGGTGTCCAGCGAGATCGTCCGCCAGCAGGACGGCTTCCTGGCGTTTGGCGTCGAGCACCTGCGCCCGCTGAACCTGAAGACCGTCGCTGACGCCATCGGCATGCACGAGAGCACGGTCAGCCGCGTCACCTCGAACAAGTACATCGCTACCCCGCGCGGCGTGTTCGAGCTGAAATTCTTCTTCACCTCGGCCATCCAGTCGTCTGAAGGCGGTGAGGCCCACTCGGCCGCCAGCGTCCGCCACAAGATCAAGGGCCTGGTCGACGCCGAGAAGACCGAGGCCGACGTCCACTCCGACGACGCCATCGTCGAGATTCTCAAGGCCGCCGGGGTCGACATCGCCCGCCGGACCGTGGCCAAGTATCGCGAGGCCATGCGGATCCCGTCGTCGGTGGAGCGTCGCCGTCAGATGAAGGAAGCGGTCTAG
- a CDS encoding DUF1150 family protein, with translation MTPNTHHNPLFSSEAFAALGAPDLVYVRPIKAAEILADVPEGVEDFNLAPDQTLYAVCRADGARLAVMIDRDTAIAAALAHELAPVSVH, from the coding sequence ATGACGCCTAACACCCACCACAACCCGCTCTTCTCGAGCGAAGCGTTCGCGGCCCTTGGCGCCCCTGACCTCGTCTATGTCCGGCCGATCAAGGCGGCCGAAATCCTCGCCGACGTCCCCGAAGGCGTCGAGGACTTCAATCTGGCGCCCGACCAGACCCTGTACGCCGTGTGCCGCGCCGACGGCGCCCGCCTGGCGGTGATGATCGATCGCGACACGGCGATCGCCGCCGCCCTCGCCCACGAGCTGGCGCCGGTCTCGGTCCACTAG
- the aroA gene encoding 3-phosphoshikimate 1-carboxyvinyltransferase, producing the protein MSSAGLKSAPAGALRGIVRAPGDKSISHRSMILGALASGTTTVEGLLEGDDVLATARAMRAFGARVEQEGVGRWRIEGKGGFEEPADVIDCGNAGTGVRLIMGAAAGFALCATFTGDSSLRSRPMSRVLDPLARMGATWMGRDRGRLPLTLKGGNLRGLNYTLPMASAQVKSAVLLAGLHAEGGVEVIEPEATRDHTERMLRAFGAEVIVEDRVVGEKTIRHIRLPEGQKLTGAHVAVPGDPSSAAFPLVAGLLVPGSEVTVEGVMLNDLRTGLFTTLQEMGADLVISNQRVASGEDVGDITARYSKLKGVVVPPERAPSMIDEYPILAIAAAFAEGETVMRGVGEMRVKESDRIALTANGLKACGVQVAEEPEGFIVTGTGQPPKGGATVVTHGDHRIAMSHLILGMAAQEGVAVDEPGMIATSFPGFADLMRGLGATLTEA; encoded by the coding sequence ATGTCGTCGGCTGGATTGAAGAGCGCGCCCGCAGGCGCTCTGCGAGGGATCGTGCGGGCCCCGGGTGACAAGTCCATTTCGCACCGATCGATGATCCTGGGCGCGCTGGCGTCGGGCACCACGACGGTCGAGGGACTGCTGGAAGGCGACGATGTTCTCGCCACCGCCCGCGCCATGCGGGCCTTCGGCGCGCGCGTCGAGCAGGAGGGCGTCGGCCGCTGGCGCATCGAGGGCAAGGGCGGCTTCGAGGAGCCGGCCGACGTCATCGACTGCGGCAACGCCGGCACCGGCGTGCGGTTGATCATGGGCGCGGCGGCGGGTTTCGCCCTTTGCGCCACCTTCACTGGCGACAGCTCGCTGCGTAGCCGCCCGATGAGCCGGGTCCTGGATCCCCTGGCCCGCATGGGCGCGACCTGGATGGGACGCGACCGGGGCCGCCTGCCGCTGACGCTCAAGGGCGGCAATCTGCGCGGCCTGAACTACACTCTGCCGATGGCTTCGGCCCAGGTGAAGTCGGCTGTGCTGCTGGCTGGCCTGCACGCCGAGGGCGGCGTCGAGGTGATCGAACCTGAAGCCACCCGCGACCATACCGAGCGTATGCTGCGCGCCTTCGGGGCCGAGGTGATCGTCGAGGACCGGGTCGTCGGCGAGAAGACCATCCGCCATATCCGCCTGCCGGAAGGCCAGAAGCTGACCGGCGCGCATGTCGCCGTTCCGGGCGACCCCTCGTCGGCGGCCTTCCCGCTGGTGGCCGGCCTGCTGGTTCCAGGCTCGGAAGTGACCGTCGAGGGCGTGATGCTCAACGACCTGCGCACCGGTCTCTTCACAACCTTGCAGGAAATGGGCGCCGATCTTGTGATCTCGAACCAGCGCGTGGCCAGCGGCGAGGATGTCGGCGACATCACCGCCCGCTACTCCAAGCTCAAGGGCGTGGTCGTCCCGCCCGAGCGCGCGCCGTCGATGATCGACGAATATCCGATCCTGGCGATCGCCGCCGCCTTCGCCGAAGGCGAGACGGTGATGCGCGGCGTGGGCGAGATGCGCGTCAAGGAAAGCGATCGCATCGCGCTGACCGCCAACGGCCTGAAGGCCTGCGGCGTCCAGGTGGCGGAGGAGCCGGAGGGGTTCATCGTCACGGGGACGGGCCAACCGCCGAAGGGTGGCGCGACCGTGGTTACTCACGGCGACCACCGGATCGCCATGAGCCACCTGATCCTCGGCATGGCCGCCCAGGAGGGCGTCGCGGTCGACGAGCCCGGCATGATCGCCACCAGCTTCCCGGGCTTCGCCGACCTGATGCGTGGCCTCGGCGCGACGCTGACGGAAGCTTAG